TAAAATAGAGAGGTGATTATATGAAACTACCGGAAGAAGGAACGCTACTAAGGATTTTTATTGGTGAAAATGATAAGTATCACGGAAAACCGCTTTATGAACAAATCGTGTTAAAGGCACGGGAATTAAAGCTTGCGGGTGCAACAGTAACACGAGGTATAATGGGTTTTGGCGTGGATAGTCATATGCACTCTGCGAAACTTCTCAGGTTATCAGAAGATATGCCGATCATAATCGAGATAATTGATATTGAAGATAATC
This region of Candidatus Ancaeobacter aquaticus genomic DNA includes:
- a CDS encoding DUF190 domain-containing protein, which encodes MKLPEEGTLLRIFIGENDKYHGKPLYEQIVLKARELKLAGATVTRGIMGFGVDSHMHSAKLLRLSEDMPIIIEIIDIEDNLKKLILFLDDVVFEGLVTIEKVKIIKYRNS